The Chloroflexota bacterium genomic sequence CAACACATCGGGCGCGCCGGTCCTGGCACTGGACACTCCTTCAGGTGTGGATGCGAGCACTGGCAGCGCTTATGATCCGGCGATTCGCGCCACAGCCACGATGACACTTGCACTGCCCAAGGAAGGGTTGAGGGCCCCGGGGGTCGGTCAATACGTGGGTGAACCGTACCTGGCCGATATCAGCGTGCCGCCGTCGTTGTACGGGGCACCTGCCCTAGGCCTTCAGGTGGGCGAGATATTTGCCACCGGCGATATCGTGCGGCTTCGCTAGCCCCACCTTCAATTCTCAATATGGAGGGGAGTCGAGGCTGTACGAAGTCCCCATTTTTTGGGTCAGCCGGGTTGATCTTGCGCAAGTACAACTGGCGAACCACCTTACCCTAACCTGGACAAGCCAGAGGAACGCTGATTTTCGCAGACCTCCGGCGCAGAGGTCGCGGTACATTCTTGGTTAGGTCCGTGGCGAATTTTCTTGCCCAGTGTGCAAGAATCTGACTCGAGAGGTACTGAAGGGGGCTACGCATAGACTCTACTCCAGCGTCCATGTCGGCCATATTGAGAATTGCTACAGCTCACCTGATACTTTGACTTGTGCAACGGCCTGTGGCATCATGGAAAGGTGTACCGAAACGGTCGTCTGGCAGGAATCGGGCGGCCGGTTTATTTTCTGTGGAAAAGGACTCTGCTAATGACCATTCACGATGTTTCTCTGCCGATAACCGCTTCGCTGGTTGTCTGGCAGGATGACCCACCGGTCAGTTTGACCTACATAGCTCACCAGGATGACGGCGAAGTTGCAACGCTCTCCAGGGTGGAAATGGGACTGCACACGGGCACCCATGTCGATGCGCCGAAACATTTTATCAGGGGCGGCGCAGGAATCGACAGCCTCGATTTGAACATGCTGGTCGGACGGGCAGTGGTGGTCGAGCTCATGGACGTGGAAATCATCACTGCCGATGTGCTGGAGTCCCTGGATATCCCTGAAGGCACGGAGCGTCTGCTTGTCCACACTCGCAATTCAGAATTATGGGAACAGGGCCACCGGGAGTTTTTCACTGACTATGTTGCCTTTGACCGCAGTGGTGCCCGGTGGCTCGTGGACCATGGCGTCAGGCTGATTGGTGTGGATTATCTCTCGGTAGCATCTTTTCAGGACCTGGTTGTGACCCATGAAGTGCTTCTTGATGCGGCGGTGATCGTGGTGGAAGGGCTGAACTTAACCGGTATCTCACCGGGAGCCTACCAGTTCGTCTGCCTGCCCCTGCTCTTTTCCGATCGTGATGGGTCGCCTGCCCGGGCCATCTTGATTGATTCTGTCGATTGATTGAAAATCACACAGTCGCACATTCTCAAAGCACCTCGATGCCATCATGATTGCCGTACACCTGGACCGGGTCTCGATCACCTACGTGCAGGATTCCATCTTTGAGAATCTCTCCTGGGAGGTTCACGATGACCGTTGCGTGGGCCTGGTGGGCCCCAATGGCTCAGGCAAGAGCACTTTACTTCGACTCATCGCCGGTGAATTGGCCAGCGACACCGGTTTCACGAACCGCAAGAAGGGCTTGACCGTGGGCTATCTGCAGCAGGAGCCTGAGCTGCAAGCAGGGCAGACGGTGTTGCAGGAGGTGATGGCGGCATCTGAGCAGCTTGCTCAAGTCGAAGCAGACCTGGTCCGGGTCGAGCAGCGCCTGGCAGACCCGGATATCTATGGCAATGAAAGAGCCCTCGATCGAGCGCTGACTCGGCAGGCGCGGCTTCTGGAGGAGTTAGCCGAGTCGGGTGGGCACGGGTACGAGGGACGGGTACGGGCAACTCTGCATAGTCTCGGTTTCAGCGCAGCCGACCTGTATCTTCCTGTTGAGGTCCTGAGTGGGGGGCAGCGCAAGCTTGTAGGGTTGGCGAAATTGATGGTGACTCGTCCCGATCTTCTCCTGCTGGATGAGCCTGACAACCACCTCGATCTGGCGGGCAAAGCCTTCCTTGAGGAGTTCATTCGTGGCTACAAGGGCGGTGTCGTGATCGTCTCTCACGATCGCTACCTGCTGGATGTGGTCGTCGATGAGATCGTGGATTTGGAAGATGGTCGGCTTACGCGATACGCGGGCAACTATTCCGAATTTGCCTACGAAAAAGAGACTCGTTTGCTCAAACAGCAACAGCGTTTTGATGTGCAGCAGCGAGAGATCAGTCGCCTCGAACAGGCCGCTCAACGCCTGTTGACCTGGGGAAGATCCCACGACAATGAGAAGTTGATCAAGAGGGGCAAGGCGATTCTCAAGCGCATTGACCGCATCGATCGCATCGAAAAACCTGTGCTTGAACGTCGCCAGATGGACCTGGAATTGAAGGGCTGGCGAGGTAGCAACAAGGTGTTGGAGATCAACGATTTGGACAAGGGCTATCCGACGACCAACGGCAACGATGGGGACAAGATCGTTCTGGCAGGTCTGGATTTGCTCATCCGCCGCGGCGAGCGGGTTGGTTTGATCGGCCCCAACGGTGCAGGCAAGTCGGTGCTGTTTCGACTGATTTTGGAACAGGAGACCCCCACGGGCGGCGAGATCAAGATTGGGCCGAGC encodes the following:
- a CDS encoding ABC-F family ATP-binding cassette domain-containing protein; translated protein: MIAVHLDRVSITYVQDSIFENLSWEVHDDRCVGLVGPNGSGKSTLLRLIAGELASDTGFTNRKKGLTVGYLQQEPELQAGQTVLQEVMAASEQLAQVEADLVRVEQRLADPDIYGNERALDRALTRQARLLEELAESGGHGYEGRVRATLHSLGFSAADLYLPVEVLSGGQRKLVGLAKLMVTRPDLLLLDEPDNHLDLAGKAFLEEFIRGYKGGVVIVSHDRYLLDVVVDEIVDLEDGRLTRYAGNYSEFAYEKETRLLKQQQRFDVQQREISRLEQAAQRLLTWGRSHDNEKLIKRGKAILKRIDRIDRIEKPVLERRQMDLELKGWRGSNKVLEINDLDKGYPTTNGNDGDKIVLAGLDLLIRRGERVGLIGPNGAGKSVLFRLILEQETPTGGEIKIGPSIETGYYAQQHETLDPNRTLIDTVRLAAPLSEQQAVAFLNRFLFTYDQARSRVTTLSGGERSRLQMALLMLGGPNFLLLDEPTNNLDIPSAEVLEAALEDFEGTALIISHDRYFLDRVVNRIVELDEGCLTEFIGNYSDYQAAISHA
- a CDS encoding cyclase family protein, which produces MTIHDVSLPITASLVVWQDDPPVSLTYIAHQDDGEVATLSRVEMGLHTGTHVDAPKHFIRGGAGIDSLDLNMLVGRAVVVELMDVEIITADVLESLDIPEGTERLLVHTRNSELWEQGHREFFTDYVAFDRSGARWLVDHGVRLIGVDYLSVASFQDLVVTHEVLLDAAVIVVEGLNLTGISPGAYQFVCLPLLFSDRDGSPARAILIDSVD